From one Amycolatopsis sp. FDAARGOS 1241 genomic stretch:
- a CDS encoding AraC family transcriptional regulator, with the protein MAELAAPAVRDWDFPRGTASVLLMLAFAEDHGVPAEKLLPGTPREALAGPEKQVDARQELAVARALVAHTGGGDDLALELGRRYRVTTFGIFGFACISSPTMRDAMVFALRYLDLSFTFSIPHVELDSRGIGLALDDSRVPADVARFLVLRDLAAIHTVMKDLLPEISVQGLEFAFAAPPSSASYVDTFGVGPRFGADRHRASFDPALLMMPLPQANEQTVALCAAQCDALVARRRERSGISQLVRERLVRLGGVDAGMAEVARQLTVSPRTLRRRLTEAGTGYRQLVDEVRQTLAEEMLDTGALSVEDVALRLGYAEASSFIYAFKRWTGMTPAAYARRSAPRARPGR; encoded by the coding sequence ATGGCAGAGCTGGCAGCCCCCGCGGTCCGCGACTGGGACTTTCCCCGCGGCACCGCGAGCGTGCTGCTCATGCTCGCTTTCGCCGAGGACCATGGAGTGCCCGCGGAGAAGCTGCTGCCCGGCACTCCGCGCGAAGCGCTCGCCGGCCCCGAGAAACAGGTGGACGCGCGGCAGGAGCTGGCCGTCGCGCGTGCGCTCGTCGCGCACACCGGCGGTGGCGACGACCTCGCGCTGGAGCTGGGCCGGCGCTACCGCGTGACGACGTTCGGCATCTTCGGCTTCGCGTGCATCAGCAGCCCGACGATGCGCGACGCGATGGTGTTCGCGCTGCGCTACCTCGACTTGAGCTTCACGTTCTCCATCCCGCACGTGGAGCTCGACAGCCGCGGGATCGGCCTGGCGCTCGACGATTCGCGCGTGCCGGCCGACGTCGCACGGTTCCTCGTGCTGCGTGACCTGGCGGCGATCCACACGGTGATGAAGGACCTGCTGCCGGAGATCTCCGTGCAGGGCCTCGAGTTCGCGTTCGCGGCGCCCCCCTCTTCTGCGTCCTATGTGGACACCTTCGGTGTTGGGCCGCGGTTCGGCGCCGACCGCCACCGGGCGAGCTTCGACCCCGCGCTGCTGATGATGCCGCTGCCGCAGGCCAACGAGCAGACCGTCGCGCTGTGCGCGGCCCAGTGCGACGCGCTCGTGGCGCGCCGCCGCGAACGGTCCGGCATCTCGCAGCTGGTGCGGGAACGCCTGGTGCGCCTCGGCGGCGTCGACGCCGGCATGGCCGAGGTCGCGCGCCAGCTCACCGTGAGCCCGCGGACTCTGCGCCGCCGGCTCACCGAGGCCGGCACGGGGTACCGGCAGCTCGTGGACGAGGTCCGCCAGACCCTCGCCGAGGAAATGCTCGACACGGGCGCGTTGTCCGTGGAGGACGTCGCGCTGCGACTGGGTTACGCCGAGGCATCGAGTTTCATCTACGCGTTCAAGCGCTGGACGGGGATGACGCCGGCGGCCTACGCGCGGCGGTCCGCTCCGCGAGCACGGCCGGGTAGGTGA
- a CDS encoding winged helix DNA-binding domain-containing protein, giving the protein MKLSQRALNRATLDRQLLLRRVNLSVLEAVEHLAGLQAQAPVPPYYALWTRLHGFRPENLAKLLLDREVARLVLMRGTVHLVTSADALAWRPLVQPVLDRGLKTNARHAALVAGLDHGAVAVEARALLAQRPHTSGQLAAALAQRWPDRSGRALTHLVRCLLPLVQIPPRGVWGRAGQPTYQVAESWLAGTSAVSSLDQLVRRYLKAFGPATIADAQAWSGLTKLDEVIERMDLRTYLDEAGRTLYDLPESTLPGEDVPAPPRLLAPFEQPILSYADRTRVISDEHRKRVISQNGIVKGTVLAGGYVQGYWEVETARERATFVLTPFERLPKRDAAALESAGRRLLKWAEPAAEHDVRLKPA; this is encoded by the coding sequence ATGAAGCTCAGCCAGCGGGCCCTCAACCGCGCCACGCTCGACCGACAGCTGCTCCTGCGCCGGGTGAACCTGTCGGTGCTCGAAGCCGTCGAGCACCTCGCCGGACTGCAGGCGCAGGCGCCGGTCCCGCCGTACTACGCGCTGTGGACGCGCTTGCACGGCTTCCGGCCCGAGAACCTGGCGAAGCTCCTGCTCGACCGCGAGGTGGCGCGGCTCGTGCTGATGCGCGGCACCGTGCACCTCGTGACGTCGGCCGACGCGCTGGCCTGGCGCCCGCTCGTGCAGCCGGTGCTGGACCGCGGCCTCAAGACGAACGCCCGGCACGCCGCGCTCGTGGCCGGCCTCGACCACGGCGCCGTGGCCGTCGAGGCCCGCGCTCTGCTCGCCCAGCGCCCGCACACGAGCGGCCAGCTCGCCGCCGCGCTCGCGCAGCGTTGGCCCGACCGGTCCGGCCGCGCGCTGACGCACCTCGTGCGGTGCCTCCTGCCGCTCGTGCAGATCCCGCCGCGCGGGGTGTGGGGCCGGGCCGGGCAGCCGACGTACCAGGTCGCCGAAAGCTGGCTCGCCGGCACTTCGGCGGTGTCGTCGCTGGATCAGCTCGTACGGCGCTACCTCAAGGCGTTCGGCCCGGCGACGATCGCCGACGCGCAGGCGTGGTCCGGGCTCACGAAGCTCGACGAGGTCATCGAACGCATGGATCTGCGCACGTACCTCGACGAGGCGGGCCGGACGCTCTACGACCTGCCCGAGTCCACGCTGCCCGGCGAGGACGTGCCGGCCCCGCCGCGGCTGCTGGCGCCGTTCGAGCAGCCGATCCTGTCCTACGCCGACCGCACGCGCGTGATCTCCGACGAGCACCGCAAACGCGTGATCTCGCAGAACGGCATCGTGAAGGGCACGGTGCTGGCCGGCGGGTACGTGCAGGGCTACTGGGAGGTCGAGACCGCGCGCGAGCGGGCGACGTTCGTGCTCACGCCGTTCGAACGGCTGCCGAAACGCGACGCGGCCGCGCTGGAGAGCGCCGGCCGCCGGCTGCTCAAGTGGGCCGAGCCCGCAGCTGAGCACGACGTGCGGCTGAAGCCCGCATAA
- a CDS encoding NAD(P)/FAD-dependent oxidoreductase: protein MGDTPRTPSVLIVGTGFGGVGTAIELKRAGFHDFTILERADEPGGVWRENTYPGAACDIPSPLYSFSYAPNPWWPKRFSMQPDIHAYLKRVIADHDLGPHIRYGREVTAATFDQGRWRVETAGGETYEADVFVPAVGQLSRPVLPDIPGRDSFEGISFHSAKWNHEVELAGKRVAVIGTGASAIQFVPPLQKQAAKLTIFQRTAPYVMAKKDTRYARWQKRLFETLPATQLLGRLRIFLLAEYATYAMTRHPVLARLFELRTAQLRHKHIKDPQLRRKLKPGYPLGCKRILFTNDYLPALAQPNVEVETGRIREITPRGVRTEDGVEHEADVLVYGTGFNATDFLGSMKVLGLDGRNLDDAWRGGARAYLGMTVPGFPNLFCVYGPNTNLGAGSIIYMIERQARYIRQAVEQLARPGVSYLDVRPEVEERYDREVQKRLGHSVWSACTSWYRQADGRVSTNWPGLVTEYDRRTRVLDPADFRVVGS from the coding sequence ATGGGTGACACGCCAAGGACGCCGTCGGTGCTGATCGTCGGCACCGGCTTCGGCGGGGTCGGCACGGCCATCGAGCTGAAACGGGCCGGCTTCCACGACTTCACGATCCTCGAGCGCGCGGACGAGCCCGGCGGGGTGTGGCGCGAGAACACCTACCCCGGCGCGGCGTGCGACATCCCGTCGCCGCTGTACTCGTTCTCCTACGCGCCCAATCCCTGGTGGCCGAAGCGGTTCTCGATGCAGCCGGACATCCACGCGTACCTCAAGCGCGTGATCGCCGACCACGACCTCGGGCCCCACATCCGCTACGGGCGCGAAGTCACGGCGGCGACGTTCGACCAGGGCCGCTGGCGCGTCGAGACCGCGGGTGGCGAGACGTACGAGGCCGACGTGTTCGTGCCGGCCGTCGGGCAGCTGTCGCGGCCGGTGCTGCCGGACATCCCGGGGCGCGACAGCTTCGAGGGCATCAGCTTCCACTCCGCGAAGTGGAACCACGAAGTGGAGCTGGCCGGCAAGCGCGTCGCCGTGATCGGCACGGGCGCGAGCGCGATCCAGTTCGTGCCACCGCTGCAGAAGCAAGCCGCGAAGCTCACGATCTTCCAGCGCACCGCGCCCTACGTCATGGCGAAGAAGGACACGCGCTACGCCCGCTGGCAGAAGCGGCTCTTCGAAACCCTCCCGGCGACGCAACTGCTCGGCCGGCTGCGGATCTTCCTGCTGGCCGAGTACGCGACGTACGCGATGACGCGGCACCCCGTGCTGGCCAGGCTCTTCGAGCTGCGCACGGCCCAGCTGCGGCACAAGCACATCAAGGACCCGCAACTGCGGCGCAAGCTCAAGCCCGGCTACCCGTTGGGCTGCAAGCGGATCCTGTTCACCAACGACTACCTGCCCGCACTGGCGCAGCCGAACGTCGAGGTCGAGACCGGCCGGATCCGCGAGATCACCCCGCGCGGCGTGCGCACCGAAGACGGCGTGGAGCACGAAGCCGACGTGCTCGTCTACGGCACGGGCTTCAACGCCACCGACTTCCTCGGCTCGATGAAGGTGCTGGGCCTCGACGGGCGGAACCTCGACGACGCGTGGCGCGGCGGCGCACGGGCGTACCTGGGGATGACGGTGCCCGGGTTCCCGAACCTGTTCTGCGTCTACGGCCCCAACACCAACCTCGGCGCCGGGTCGATCATCTACATGATCGAACGGCAGGCGCGCTACATCCGTCAGGCCGTGGAGCAGCTCGCGCGGCCCGGAGTGTCCTACCTGGACGTTCGCCCGGAGGTCGAGGAACGCTACGACCGTGAGGTGCAGAAGCGGCTGGGACACAGCGTGTGGAGCGCGTGCACGAGCTGGTACCGGCAGGCCGACGGGCGCGTGAGCACCAACTGGCCCGGCCTGGTGACGGAGTACGACCGCAGGACCCGGGTCCTCGACCCGGCCGACTTCCGGGTGGTGGGTTCGTGA
- a CDS encoding GMC oxidoreductase, with the protein MNTDYDVLVIGSGFGGSVTALRLQEKGYRVGVLESGRRFADDEFATTSWRLRKYLWAPKLGLYGIQRLTLLKNTFVMSGTGVGGGSLVYANTLYEPPDTFYRDRQWAHITDWKDELAPYYDQAKRMLGVVENPLTTPADEVLREVADDMGIGHTYRRTPVGVYFGSRPGEEAPDPFFGGAGPARRGCTHCGECMTGCRVGAKNTTVKNYLHLAERAGAVVHPLTTAVSVRPVSGGYAVDTERTGRWVRRGRRTFTAREVVFSAAALGTQRLLHKLRDDGTLPDLSPRLGVLARTNSEAVLAARSLRKDTDYTRGVAITSSIHPDAVTHVEPVRYGKGSNVMGLMATVLVDAVPGKRRWALGLRELARRWRDLPRLHNPRHWSERMIGLLVMQTLDNSVTTYTKRGLFSRRMTTRQGTGEPSPDWIPAGHEVTRRVAAKIGGLPQGAWTDLANTPITGHFIGGCTIGDSPDTGVVDPYHRVYGYPGLHIVDGSTISANLGVNPSLTITAQAERALALWPNNGDADPRPAPGEPYRRISPVAPRHPAVPPTAPGALRLPVVEAPKTV; encoded by the coding sequence GTGAACACCGACTACGACGTGCTGGTGATCGGTTCCGGCTTCGGCGGCAGCGTCACGGCGTTGCGGCTGCAGGAAAAGGGCTACCGCGTCGGCGTGCTGGAGAGCGGCCGGCGCTTCGCCGACGACGAGTTCGCCACAACCTCGTGGCGGCTGCGGAAGTACCTGTGGGCGCCGAAGCTCGGTTTGTACGGCATCCAGCGGCTGACGTTGCTCAAGAACACGTTCGTGATGAGCGGCACCGGCGTCGGCGGCGGTTCCCTGGTATACGCGAACACGCTGTACGAGCCGCCGGACACGTTCTACCGCGACCGCCAATGGGCGCACATCACGGACTGGAAGGACGAGCTCGCGCCCTACTACGACCAGGCCAAGCGGATGCTGGGTGTGGTCGAGAACCCGCTCACCACGCCGGCCGACGAGGTGCTGCGCGAGGTCGCGGACGACATGGGCATCGGGCACACCTACCGCCGCACGCCCGTCGGGGTGTACTTCGGTTCGCGCCCCGGCGAGGAGGCGCCCGACCCGTTCTTCGGCGGTGCCGGTCCCGCCCGTCGCGGCTGCACGCACTGCGGCGAGTGCATGACCGGGTGCCGCGTCGGGGCGAAGAACACGACCGTGAAGAACTACCTCCACCTCGCCGAACGGGCGGGTGCCGTCGTGCACCCGCTGACCACGGCCGTCTCGGTGCGGCCGGTGTCCGGCGGCTACGCGGTCGACACGGAACGCACGGGCCGGTGGGTGCGCAGGGGCCGCCGGACGTTCACGGCGCGGGAAGTGGTGTTTTCCGCTGCGGCGCTGGGGACGCAGCGGCTGTTGCACAAGTTGCGTGATGACGGCACGTTGCCGGACTTGTCGCCGCGGCTGGGTGTGCTGGCGCGCACGAATTCCGAGGCCGTGCTCGCCGCGCGGTCGCTGCGCAAGGACACCGATTACACGCGCGGGGTCGCGATCACGTCGTCGATCCACCCGGATGCGGTCACGCACGTCGAGCCGGTGCGCTACGGCAAGGGCAGCAACGTGATGGGCCTGATGGCCACGGTCCTCGTGGACGCGGTTCCCGGCAAACGCCGCTGGGCGCTCGGACTGCGGGAACTGGCGCGCCGCTGGCGCGACCTGCCGCGCCTGCACAACCCGCGGCACTGGTCGGAGCGGATGATCGGCTTGCTGGTCATGCAGACACTCGACAACTCCGTGACCACGTACACGAAACGCGGCCTCTTCAGCCGGCGCATGACGACCCGGCAGGGCACCGGCGAACCGAGCCCCGACTGGATCCCCGCGGGCCACGAGGTCACCCGCCGCGTCGCCGCCAAGATCGGCGGCCTGCCCCAGGGCGCCTGGACGGACCTGGCCAACACGCCGATCACCGGCCACTTCATCGGCGGCTGCACCATCGGCGACTCCCCCGACACCGGCGTCGTCGACCCGTACCACCGTGTGTACGGCTACCCGGGCCTCCACATCGTCGACGGCTCCACGATCTCCGCGAACCTGGGCGTCAACCCGTCGCTCACCATCACCGCCCAGGCCGAGCGCGCCCTGGCCCTCTGGCCGAACAACGGCGACGCAGACCCCCGCCCGGCGCCGGGCGAACCGTACCGGCGGATCTCCCCGGTCGCCCCGCGCCACCCCGCGGTGCCGCCCACCGCCCCCGGTGCGCTGCGGCTGCCGGTCGTCGAAGCACCAAAGACGGTCTGA
- a CDS encoding chitinase: MSPRKSRLALGSLVATVAACLGVTLAVGGSASAANILANPGFESGSLSGWTCSGSASVVSSGAHSGSKALSAAPSSSDTAQCAQQVTVKPNTAYRLSAWVQGSYVYLGVSGTGGADSSTWTPGTSGWNQLSLGFTTGASSSVTVYLHGWYGQPAYLADDVNLDGPGTPPPTTPTTPTTPTTVPTMPTTSQPPVVGDLAKHVLTGYWQNFFNGAKALRLADVPRSYNIVAVAFADATGTPGAVNFTLDSGLSAQLGGYTDAQFRADVKTLQSRGQKVIISVGGQNGTISVNDSTSANNFANSVKQLISSYGFDGVDIDLENGVNATYLAQALRSIHSGGGSIITLAPQTIDMQSTQGGYFQLALNIKDILTVVNMQYYNSGTMLGCNGQVYAQGTVDFLTALACIQLQGGLRADQVALGLPAAGSAAGGGYQSPANVVSALNCLARGTSCAGFKTSATYPSIRGAMTWSINWDASAGYAFANTVGGGLANLP, from the coding sequence GTGTCCCCTCGGAAATCCAGACTGGCGCTCGGTTCGCTGGTCGCCACCGTGGCCGCGTGCCTCGGTGTCACCCTGGCCGTCGGCGGCAGCGCCTCGGCGGCCAACATCCTGGCCAACCCCGGCTTCGAGAGCGGCAGCCTCTCGGGCTGGACCTGCAGCGGCTCCGCGTCCGTCGTGTCGAGCGGCGCCCACAGCGGGAGCAAAGCGCTGAGCGCCGCGCCCTCGTCGTCCGACACCGCGCAATGCGCCCAGCAGGTGACGGTCAAGCCCAACACCGCGTACCGGCTCTCGGCGTGGGTGCAGGGCAGCTACGTGTACCTCGGCGTGTCCGGCACCGGCGGCGCCGACAGCAGCACGTGGACGCCCGGCACCAGCGGGTGGAACCAGCTGTCGCTCGGCTTCACCACGGGTGCGTCGTCCAGCGTCACGGTCTACCTGCACGGCTGGTACGGGCAGCCGGCCTACCTGGCCGACGACGTGAACCTCGACGGCCCGGGCACCCCGCCACCGACGACCCCGACCACCCCGACCACCCCGACGACCGTGCCCACGATGCCGACCACCTCGCAGCCGCCGGTCGTCGGTGACCTCGCGAAGCACGTGCTCACGGGCTACTGGCAGAACTTCTTCAACGGAGCGAAGGCCCTGCGGTTGGCCGACGTGCCGAGGAGCTACAACATCGTCGCCGTGGCCTTCGCCGACGCCACCGGCACGCCCGGCGCCGTGAACTTCACACTCGACTCCGGCCTGTCCGCCCAGCTCGGCGGCTACACCGACGCGCAGTTCCGTGCCGACGTGAAGACGCTGCAGTCACGCGGCCAGAAGGTGATCATCTCCGTCGGTGGCCAGAACGGCACGATCAGCGTGAACGATTCGACGTCGGCGAACAACTTCGCCAACTCGGTGAAGCAGCTGATCTCGTCCTACGGCTTCGACGGCGTGGACATCGACCTCGAGAACGGCGTCAATGCCACCTATCTGGCGCAGGCGCTGCGCAGCATCCACTCGGGCGGCGGCTCGATCATCACCCTGGCCCCGCAGACGATCGACATGCAGTCCACGCAGGGCGGCTACTTCCAGCTCGCACTGAACATCAAGGACATCCTGACGGTCGTCAACATGCAGTACTACAACTCGGGCACCATGCTCGGCTGCAACGGCCAGGTCTACGCCCAGGGCACCGTCGACTTCCTCACGGCGCTCGCGTGCATCCAGCTCCAGGGCGGCCTGCGCGCGGACCAGGTGGCTCTCGGCCTGCCCGCCGCGGGCTCCGCGGCGGGCGGCGGTTACCAGTCGCCGGCCAACGTCGTGTCGGCGCTGAACTGCCTGGCTCGTGGCACCAGCTGTGCGGGCTTCAAGACTTCGGCGACGTACCCGTCGATCCGCGGGGCCATGACCTGGTCGATCAACTGGGACGCGTCCGCCGGGTACGCGTTTGCGAACACCGTCGGAGGCGGGCTCGCGAACCTGCCTTAG
- a CDS encoding Tex family protein has protein sequence MSVQSVEERIAGELGVREGQVKAAVDLLDGGSTVPFIARYRKEVTGMLDDAQLRTLEERLRYLRELDERRVAVLESIRSQGKLDEALEAQIMAADTKSRLEDIYLPYKPKRRTKAQIAREAGLEPLADGLLSDPSTDPQAAAAVFVDADKGVADAQAALDGARAILVERFAEDADLIGELREKMWAEGHLASKVRAGKETDGAKFADYFDFSEPYTKLPSHRILAMLRGEKEEILDLSMEPEEPKAEDAEPRVGPTEYEQRIAQKFGIKQDGRPADKWLGDTVRWAWRTKILLHLGIDLRMRLRQSAEDDAVRVFAANLRDLLLAAPAGTRTTMGLDPGFRTGVKVAVVDATGKVVDTHVIYPHQPANKWDQSIAELAALAAKHNVELISIGNGTASRETDKLAVELIKKHPDLKLTKAVVSEAGASVYSASAFASQELPGMDVSLRGAVSIARRLQDPLAELVKIDPKSIGVGQYQHDLSEVSLSRSLDAVVEDCVNAVGVDVNTASAPLLTRVSGITTSLAENIVAHRDTNGPFTTRTALKEVARLGPKAFEQCAGFLRIPDGDDPLDSSAVHPEAYPVVRRILDSTGSGIRELIGNARTLQALKPADFVDETFGLPTVTDILSELEKPGRDPRPAFKTATFAEGVDKISDLKPGMRLEGVVTNVAAFGAFIDVGVHQDGLAHVSALSKNFVKDPRDVVKPGDIVKVKVLDVDVPRKRISLTLRLDDEPGASSQDRRGGGGGGRDRGQGGGQRRGGGQQQNRGGGQRRGGQPQTGGGAMADALRRAGFGK, from the coding sequence GTGAGCGTGCAGTCGGTCGAGGAGCGCATCGCCGGAGAGCTGGGGGTGCGCGAAGGGCAGGTCAAGGCGGCCGTCGACCTCCTCGACGGGGGGTCGACCGTGCCGTTCATCGCCCGGTACCGCAAAGAGGTCACGGGAATGCTCGACGACGCGCAGCTGCGCACGCTCGAAGAGCGCCTGCGCTACCTGCGCGAGCTCGACGAGCGCCGCGTGGCGGTGCTGGAGTCGATCCGGAGCCAGGGCAAGCTCGACGAAGCCCTCGAAGCCCAGATCATGGCCGCGGACACCAAGTCGCGGCTCGAGGACATCTACCTGCCCTACAAGCCGAAGCGGCGGACGAAGGCGCAGATCGCCCGCGAGGCGGGCCTGGAGCCGCTGGCCGACGGCCTCTTGAGCGACCCGTCGACCGACCCGCAGGCGGCCGCCGCGGTCTTCGTCGACGCGGACAAGGGCGTGGCCGACGCGCAAGCCGCGCTCGACGGCGCACGCGCCATTCTCGTGGAGCGCTTCGCCGAGGACGCCGACCTGATCGGCGAGCTGCGCGAGAAGATGTGGGCGGAGGGCCACCTCGCGTCGAAGGTCCGCGCGGGCAAGGAGACCGACGGCGCCAAGTTCGCCGACTACTTCGACTTCTCCGAGCCGTACACGAAGCTCCCCTCGCACCGCATCCTCGCGATGCTGCGCGGCGAGAAGGAGGAGATCCTCGACCTGTCGATGGAGCCGGAAGAGCCGAAGGCCGAGGACGCGGAGCCGCGGGTCGGGCCCACGGAGTACGAGCAGCGGATCGCACAGAAGTTCGGCATCAAGCAGGACGGCCGTCCGGCCGACAAGTGGCTCGGCGACACCGTACGCTGGGCCTGGCGCACGAAGATCCTGCTGCACCTGGGCATCGACCTGCGGATGCGGCTGCGCCAGTCGGCGGAGGACGACGCCGTGCGCGTGTTCGCGGCCAACCTGCGCGACCTGCTGCTGGCCGCTCCGGCCGGCACGCGCACGACGATGGGCCTCGACCCGGGCTTCCGCACCGGCGTGAAGGTGGCCGTGGTGGACGCGACCGGCAAGGTCGTCGACACGCACGTGATCTACCCGCACCAGCCGGCGAACAAGTGGGACCAGTCGATCGCCGAGCTGGCCGCGCTCGCCGCCAAGCACAACGTGGAACTCATCTCGATCGGCAACGGCACGGCCTCGCGCGAGACCGACAAGCTGGCGGTCGAGCTGATCAAGAAGCACCCGGACCTGAAGCTCACCAAGGCCGTGGTCAGCGAGGCGGGCGCGTCGGTGTACTCGGCGTCGGCGTTCGCGTCGCAGGAGCTGCCGGGCATGGACGTGTCGCTGCGCGGCGCCGTCTCGATCGCGCGCCGGCTGCAGGACCCGCTGGCCGAGCTCGTGAAGATCGACCCGAAGTCGATCGGCGTCGGGCAGTACCAGCACGACCTGTCCGAGGTGTCGCTGTCGCGCTCGCTCGACGCGGTGGTGGAGGACTGCGTGAACGCCGTGGGCGTCGACGTGAACACCGCATCCGCTCCCCTGCTCACGCGCGTTTCGGGCATCACGACGTCGCTGGCGGAGAACATCGTCGCTCACCGCGACACAAACGGTCCGTTCACCACGCGCACGGCGCTCAAGGAGGTCGCGCGGCTCGGGCCGAAGGCGTTCGAGCAGTGCGCGGGCTTCCTGCGCATCCCGGACGGCGACGACCCCCTCGACTCGTCCGCGGTGCACCCCGAGGCCTACCCCGTGGTCCGGCGGATCCTCGACAGCACCGGCTCGGGCATCCGCGAGCTGATCGGCAACGCGCGCACGCTGCAGGCGCTCAAGCCCGCCGACTTCGTGGACGAGACCTTCGGGCTCCCGACCGTCACGGACATCCTGAGCGAGCTCGAAAAGCCCGGCCGCGACCCGCGCCCGGCCTTCAAGACGGCCACGTTCGCCGAGGGCGTCGACAAGATCTCCGACCTCAAGCCGGGCATGCGCCTGGAGGGCGTGGTCACGAACGTGGCGGCCTTCGGCGCGTTCATCGACGTCGGGGTGCACCAGGACGGCCTCGCGCACGTGTCGGCCCTGTCGAAGAACTTCGTGAAGGACCCGCGCGACGTCGTGAAGCCGGGTGACATCGTGAAGGTGAAGGTGCTCGACGTCGACGTGCCGCGCAAGCGGATCTCGCTGACGCTGCGCCTGGACGACGAGCCGGGCGCCTCGTCGCAGGACCGCCGCGGCGGCGGCGGTGGCGGCCGGGACCGCGGCCAGGGCGGCGGCCAGCGCCGTGGCGGCGGCCAGCAGCAGAACCGCGGCGGCGGCCAGCGCCGCGGCGGCCAGCCGCAGACCGGCGGCGGCGCCATGGCCGACGCGCTGCGCCGGGCCGGGTTCGGCAAGTAG
- a CDS encoding acyl-CoA dehydrogenase, producing the protein MLLNPRAYDPKSFDPETRRLLLATIGWFETRGKRKLTEDYHNRTFYADFLEFAGREGLFSTFLTPAAEADGNPDKRWDTSRVAAVSELLGFYGLNYWYPWQVTILGLGPVWQSANEHARKRAAAALSAGGAAAFGLSEKDHGADIYSSDLVLTPDGEGGYRANGSKYYIGNGNIARTVSVFGRIDGVEGPDQYVFFYADSEHPAYRLVKNIVPSQMFVAEFRLEDYPVHAEDLLHVGAEAFSAALNTVNIGKFNLCFGGIGMATHSLYEAITHAHNRILYGKPVTDFPHVRREFVEAYARLIGMKLFSDRAVDYFRSAGPDDRRYLLYNPITKMKVTTQAQKVIGLVADVVAAKGFEADTYLAMAKNDIDGLPKLEGTVAVNLALIAKFMPNYLFAPQDHAPVPTRTDAADDEFLFRQGPARGLSKVRFHDWKTAYARAARIPNVALFGEQAEHLVRLLAEASPDEAQQADLDFGLALTELFTLVVYGQLILEQAELMAASDDVLDQLFAVLVQDFSAAAVDLIGKASSTAKQQEIALAALRKPLVDADRFARVWTMVRELSGAYEMNP; encoded by the coding sequence ATGCTGCTGAACCCGCGGGCGTACGACCCGAAGTCCTTCGACCCGGAGACCCGGCGCCTGCTGCTCGCCACGATCGGGTGGTTCGAGACCCGCGGCAAGCGCAAGCTGACCGAGGACTACCACAACCGCACCTTCTACGCGGACTTCCTCGAATTCGCCGGGCGGGAAGGCCTGTTCTCGACTTTCCTGACCCCGGCGGCCGAAGCCGACGGCAATCCCGACAAGCGCTGGGACACCAGCCGCGTCGCCGCCGTGTCGGAGCTCCTCGGCTTCTACGGCCTCAACTACTGGTACCCCTGGCAGGTCACCATCCTCGGCCTCGGGCCGGTGTGGCAGAGCGCCAACGAACACGCCCGAAAGCGTGCCGCCGCCGCGCTTTCCGCGGGCGGCGCCGCCGCGTTCGGACTGTCCGAAAAGGACCACGGCGCCGACATCTACTCGTCGGACCTCGTGCTCACGCCCGACGGCGAGGGCGGCTACCGCGCGAACGGCTCGAAGTACTACATCGGCAACGGCAACATCGCCCGCACCGTGTCGGTGTTCGGCCGCATCGACGGCGTCGAAGGTCCCGACCAGTACGTGTTCTTCTACGCCGACTCCGAGCACCCGGCCTACCGCCTGGTGAAGAACATCGTGCCCTCGCAGATGTTCGTCGCCGAGTTCCGGCTCGAGGACTACCCGGTGCACGCCGAGGACCTCCTGCACGTCGGCGCGGAGGCGTTCAGCGCCGCGCTCAACACCGTGAACATCGGCAAGTTCAACCTGTGCTTCGGCGGCATCGGCATGGCCACGCACTCGCTGTACGAGGCGATCACCCACGCCCACAACCGGATCCTGTACGGCAAGCCGGTCACCGACTTCCCGCACGTGCGCCGCGAGTTCGTGGAGGCCTACGCGCGGCTGATCGGCATGAAGCTCTTCTCCGACCGTGCCGTGGACTACTTCCGCTCGGCTGGTCCGGACGACCGCCGCTACCTGCTCTACAACCCGATCACCAAGATGAAGGTGACCACGCAGGCGCAGAAGGTGATCGGCTTGGTCGCCGACGTCGTCGCCGCGAAGGGCTTCGAGGCCGACACCTACCTCGCGATGGCCAAGAACGACATCGACGGCCTGCCCAAGCTCGAGGGCACGGTGGCGGTGAACCTCGCCCTCATCGCGAAGTTCATGCCGAACTACCTCTTCGCGCCCCAGGACCACGCCCCGGTGCCGACCCGCACCGACGCCGCGGACGACGAATTCCTCTTCCGCCAGGGCCCGGCTCGCGGCCTGTCCAAGGTGCGCTTCCACGACTGGAAAACGGCCTACGCCCGCGCCGCTCGCATCCCGAACGTCGCCCTGTTCGGCGAGCAGGCCGAGCACCTCGTGCGCCTGCTCGCCGAAGCCTCGCCCGACGAGGCACAGCAAGCCGACCTCGACTTCGGGCTCGCGCTGACGGAATTGTTCACCCTCGTCGTCTACGGCCAGCTGATCCTCGAGCAGGCCGAGCTGATGGCGGCTTCCGACGACGTGCTCGACCAGCTCTTCGCCGTGCTGGTGCAGGACTTCAGCGCGGCCGCGGTCGACCTCATCGGCAAGGCGAGTTCGACCGCGAAGCAGCAGGAGATCGCGCTGGCGGCGCTGCGCAAGCCCCTCGTGGACGCCGACCGGTTCGCTCGCGTGTGGACGATGGTACGTGAGCTGTCGGGTGCTTACGAGATGAACCCGTAA